The nucleotide sequence GACGCCGGCATACGCCTATGAGGCCCGCCGGGTCACCAAGAAGTTCGGCGCCAACGTGGTCATCGAAGACTTGTCCATCGGCTTCGAGGCCGGCATGCTGCACAGCATCCTGGGTCCCAACGGCGCCGGCAAGACCACCTTGTTCAACCTGCTGACGCGCGACCTGCCGGTGAGCGGCGGCGACATCCTGCTGCAGGGCGAATCGGTGACCCGGCTCAAGCCGCACGAGATCGCGCGGCGCGGCGTGGGCCGCTCCTACCAGATCTCCAGCGTATACCTGGAGCTGACGTTCCTGGAGAACGTCTGGCTGGCCGCCTACCGCGCCGCGCACGGCGGCCGGGTGGGCTGGTGGCGCAGGGTGGACCGCTACACCGCCTTGCGCGAACAGGCCAGCCAACTGCTGCACGAGCTGGGCCTTGGCCGGTACGAGCACACGCCCGCCGCCGCGGTCTCCTACGGCGACCAGCGCCTGCTGGAGATCGCCGTCACGCTGGCCACCCGCCCACGCATCCTGCTGCTCGACGAGCCCACGGCCGGCCTGTCGCAGCGCGAAACCGAGCGCGTCAAGGCTTTCATCGCGGCCATCAAGCCGCAGTACACGATCGTCATGATCGAACACAAGATGAATGTCGTAATGGAGATCTCCGACCGCATCCATGTGATGAACCGGGGCGCGCTGATCGCCGCCGGCACGGCCGCCGAGATCGCCGGGAACCAGGCCGTCCACGCCGCCTATTTCGGACTCTGAACATGCTGCTCAAGGTCGATTCCATCAATACCTATTACGGTCCCAGCCAGGCCATCCATGACGTCTCCTTCGAGATCGGCAGCCGGGAAGTGGTCGCCCTGCTGGGCCGCAACGGGGCGGGCAAGAGCACCACGCTGCGTTCCATCATGGGTCTGAACGGCGCGGCGCGCGGCACAATCACCTTCGACGGCAAGGACATCACGCGGCTGAGCCCGCATGCCATCTCGCGGCTCGGCGTGACATTGGTGCCGGAAACGCGCGACCCCTTCGTGCTGCTGACGGTACGCGAGAACATCATGCTCGGCTATCGGCCCGGATCGCCTTATACGCTCGATCGGCTGATGGACCTGTTCCCGCTGCTCAAGGAGCTGCTGCGCAAGAAGGGCGGCGAGTTATCCGGCGGCCAGCAGCAGATGATGGTCATGGCGCGCGGCCTGGCCATGGGACCGCGGCTGCTGCTGCTGGACGAACCCTCGCAAGGCCTGGCGCCCATCATGGTCAAGGCCGTCGCCAACGTACTGAACCAGCTCAAAGGCGACGATCTCACCATTCTGCTGGTGGAGCAGAACCTGAACATGGCGCTGGACATCGCCGACCGCGTCGTCGTGCTGGAAAACGGCGCCGTGGCCGACAGCTTCGGCAGCGACGAGGCGCGCGCCACGCCGGCACGCCTCGAACAATACCTGGCGGTGCACTGACGCCGCTTGGCCCACCCGCAACACGAATCCGCTCCCATGACCGCATCCTCCGCCAATCCACCCATCGTCGGCTACGTCACCCCGCTCAGCGCCCGCCCCGGACAGCGGCTGTCGTTCCGCATCAGCTCGATCGGCAACCGCCCGTTCACCGCGCGGGTATTGCGCATCCACTGCGCCGATCCCAATCCACAGGGACCCGGCATGAAGCTGGAGCCGGTGGCCTTGCCCTTGCAGGCACGGTACGCCGGCCTGGAGCAGCAGGTGCATCCCGGCTCCTGCGCGCTGGCGGTATTGCCCGCCTTGCCGGCCGGCCCAGGCCTGGTCCTGCGCCTGCGGTGCAAGCCCACCTTGCTGCGCGACGACGTCCCCCAGGTGCTCGCCAGCCTGCAGGACGAATATGGCGCCGGCGGCCTGGCCCTGGTGCTGAACCAGCAGGAGTTGCACGTACGTGTGCTGGGCACGGCTGGCGGCGTCGCCCGCGACCTGCCCACGGGCTTGCGTCCGCTGCAGGATCGCTGGCAAGCCGTGCAGTGGCGGGTGGACGGCCAGACGGGCCACGTGCAGCTCTCGCTGGGCCACGTTGCCGTCGGCACGCCGGGCACGGGCCCGGCCATCGCGACCCAGGCCGCGCAGGTGATGACAGGCGCGCCGCTGCCGCCGCCGACGCGGCTGTGCCTGGGCGCCTTGTGGCAAGGCCACCCGGCATCGGGCTTCAATGGCCTGGTGGAGGCACCCACCCTGCATGCCGTCCCGGCGCACCCGTCGGGGTCCCACCCGGACGGCCAGCCGGAACGGCTGGTCGCCGCCTGGGACTTGTCCGCCGACATGCACGCGCAGCGCATTCCCGCCACGGACTCCGCCATGCCGGCCCTCGATCTGGTGAATATGCCGGGGCGGGCGGTGCGCGGCTCGGCCTGGACCGGCCGGAACCAGGACTGGAAACAGGCGCCCGCGGAATACGCCGCGCTGTATTTCCACGCCGACGCACTGGCCGACTGCGGCTGGCAGGAAGCCCTGGGCCTGGAACTGCCGGCCGGCATGAAATCGGGCGTGTATGGCCTGGAGGTCGACAACGGCTCGGGCAAGGACACCATCCCCTTCTATGTGACGCCCGCACCCGACGGACCGCGCGCCCGCATCCTGTTCCTGGCGCCGACCTTGACCTATCAGGCCTACGCCAATCATGCGCGTGGCAATTACGCGGGCGAACTGGAACAGCGCATCCGCGCATGGGGCGCCTACCCCCACAATCCCGATGCGGTCACGCGGTTCGGCGCCTCTACCTATAACCGCCACAAGGATACGGCGGGCATCAGCCTGTCCTCGCGGCTGCGGCCCATCCTGACGATGCGGCCGGGATACCTGACCTTCGCCGACCCGCGCGGTTCGGGCTTGCGCCACTTCCCGGCCGATTCGCACCTGACCGACTGGCTGCACGAGAAAGGCTACGACTACGACGTCATCACCGACGAAGACCTGGACGAGCAGGGCCTGGCCGCGCTCACGCCCTATGACGTCGTACTGACGGGCTCCCATCCCGAATACCACACGCGGCGCATGATCGAGGCGCTGATCGCCTACCGGGAAGCCGGGGGCTACCTGATGTACCTGGGCGCCAACGGCTTCTACTGGAAAATAGCCCGCCCCGGGTCGGCCCCGCACATGCTGGAGATCCGGCGCGCCGAAGGCGGCATCCGTGCCTGGGCCAGCGAGCCCGGCGAGTACTACCACCAGCTCGACGGCGGCTACGGCGGCATGTGGCGCCGCAACGGCATTCCTCCGCAGGTGACCGGCGGCGTCGGCTTCGCGGTGCAGGGGGCGTTCGAAGGCGTGGGCTATCATCGCACCCCGGAATCGCGCGAGCCGGACGTGGCCTGGCTTTTCCAGGGCGTGGACGGCGACACCTTCGGAGAGCACGGCTTGTCCGGCGGCGGCGCGGCCGGCTTCGAACTCGACCAGGTGGTGCCCGAACTCGGTTCGCCGGGCCACCTGAAGATTGTCGCCATCTCGGATGGCCACGGCCCGACGTTCCGCACTGTGCCTGAAGAAATACTGACGTGGACCATCGCCGCGTCGCTGCCCCGCAAGTACGAGGGCGTGCGGGCCCACATGGCGGTCGGCCTGGCCGAACAGGGCGGCGGCCTGTTCGCCGTGGGTTCGATCACCTTCCTGGGCAGCCTTGCGCACAACGGCTACGACAACAAGGTGTCGCGAATCATGGAAAATTGCCTGACCCATTTCCTGGCGGCGGCCGCGCGGCAGCGCGAACGCGGCCCCAAGTAAATACCACGGTGAAGAAGAAAGCCCCCACACAGAAGGACGTCGCCCGCTTTGCCGGCGTCTCGCAAGCGGCCGTATCCCGCTTTGTCTCCGGCAAGGGCGCCATCTCGGATGAAATCCGAGAAAAAATCCTGCGGGTCATCGACCTGGTCGATTACCGGCCGGACCCCGTCGCGCGCGGATTGAGCAGCGGCAGGTTCAATATCATCGCCATCGTCATGGCCAACATCACCAACCCCTGGTATCCGGTGGTGCTGGAACTGATCACCCGGGAGCTACATCGCGTCGGGCTGCAAGCCCTGTTGTTCAACGCCACGCCGCCGCAAACGGTCGATGACCTGATGCCGCTGGTGCTGCAGTACCGGGTGCGCGGCGTGATCATCACGACCGCATCCCTGAACTCATCGGGGGCGGATCTTTGCGTCAAGCAGGGCGTGCCGGTGGTGATGTTCAACCGCTACTCGCAGGTGGGAAACGGCCATTCCGTCTCCACGGACAATATCGGCGGCGGCCGCCTGGCCGCGGATGTGCTTTTCCGTTCGGGCAGCCGGCATTTGGGCTTCCTGGGCGGCATGCCCACCGTTTCAACCAACCGCGACCGCCTGGCCGGCTTCATGCAGAGGGTGGCCGAATTGGGCCTGCCCTCCGCCCCTTCCCTGGAAAAGGAATTCACCTATGCCTGGGGATATGAGGCGACGCAGGCCCTCATGGCGCGCCATCCCTCGCTGGACGGCCTGTTTTGCGCCGACGACGAGATCGCCTCGGGCGCGATCGACGCCCTGCGATATGCACTGGGCAAGCGCGTGCCGGAAGACGTGCGCGTGTTCGGCTTCGACGACCACCCGGTGGCGTCGAATGCCGCCTACGACATGACGACGATACGGCAGCCTGTCGAGGAAATGATCGCCGCCGCGCTCGCGCTGCTGCTGGGCGACAGCACCAAAAACGAACACAAGCTGCTGCCGGGCCAGCTCATTTACCGCAAGTCGACGCCACAGGCCTAGGACGGCGCGCGTCCGGCCGGCGGCGCGGCGAGCGCCTCCAGCAGCGAATCCAGGCCCAGATGGTCGATGACCACATTCACCAGCGGACGAAGGATGGGCTTCGGGCGAAAACCCACCGAGAGACCGGCCAGCGCCATCATCTCGCGATCGTTGGAACCGTCGCCGATGGCGATGGCGGCCGATGTGGGGATGCCCATTTCGGCGCACAGGCGCGACAGATGCGCCGCCTTGAGCCGCGCGTTGATCAGCGGCCCCTCCAGCTCGCCGGTAAGGCGCCCGTCGCGGACCGCCAGCCGGTTCGAATGATCGACGTCCACGCCCAGCTCGGCACGTACCCGGCCGGTGAAGTAATCGAATCCCCCCGACACGATGGCGGTCTTCAGGCCCGCCTGGCGCAGGCCGGCGACCAGCGCATGCGCGCCGGGTGAAAAGCGTACGCGGGCGTCATACAAGGGCCCGAAGGCGCTGACGGGCAGTCCCGCCAGCAGGCGCGTGCGCATCCGCAAGCTGGTGTCGTAATCCACCTTGCCGGACTGCATGGCCTGCTCGGTCAGCGCGGCCACCTCGTCCTTCTTGCCGACCAGGTCCGCCAGTTCGTCGATGCATTCGATATCGATCAGGGTCGAATCCATATCGAAGACCGCAAGCTTGAAGTCCGCCAGGACGCGGCCGGGCGGCAGTACCGCACTGTCCAGCCCCAGCGCCTGGCAGGCGGCGTGGACGGCCTGGCGCCGCGCGTCCGCTTGCGGCGGCAGCGCGAGCCGGGCAAGGGCCGGCCCCTGGTAGGCCACGCTGGTGGCTTGCAGGCGCCGGGCCAGGCTTGCCACCACATCCGCATCGAGCGCGGCGGGACTTTGGACGACGACTTGCATGCGGGCGTGAAGGTCGGAAGACGGAATCCGCCACTATACGCTCCCGTCTACGGGTTCGGTTCCCCGCGCAGCTTGCGCCATAACGTGGTGCGGCTGATCCCCAGTTCGCGCGCGGCGGCGGCCTGGTTGCCGCCATGCTGGCGCAGCGCTTCGCGAATATGGCGGATCTCCGCCGCTTTTTGCGCGGCCTCCAGCGAACGCGGGCCTTCCCCGCCATGGTCGGCCGCCACGCGCAGCGCCGGACCCGCCGGGTCCAGGACGCCGCGCAGGACCGGCGCGGGCGGTACGGCGTCCGCCAGCAGGCACTCCAGTGCCATGCGCTCGATCACATTCTCCAGTTCGCGCACATTGCCGGGCCAGTCGTGCGCCATCAGCAGCGGCAGGGCCACCCGCAGCACGTCGGGCGCCAGCTGCGGCGCGCCGATGCGGGCCAGGGCCGCGGGAAGCAGATCCGCCGCCAGCGCGGCGATGTCTTCCGGGCGCTCGCGCAGGGGCGGCACGCGGATCTGCAGGATATGCAGCCGGTAGAACAGATCGTGGCGGAACAGCCCCTGGCGCGCCATCGCCGCCAGGTCGCGATGCGTGGCCGCGATGATGCGCACGTCCACGGGGATGGCCTCGATGCCGCCGACCCGGGTGATCTCCTTCTCCTGCAGGGCGCGCAGCAGCCGCGTTTGCAGCGGCATGGGCATCTCGCCCACTTCGTCCAGCAGCAGGGTGCCGCCATCCGCGGCCTCGAACAGTCCCGCCTTGCCCTGGCGGCGCGCGCCGGTAAAGGCGCCCTCTTCATAGCCGAACAGTTCGCTCTCCAGCAGCTGCTCGGGAAAGGCCCCGCAGTTGATGGCCACGAAGGGGCGTGCATGGCGGCGGCTGGCCCGATGGATGCCCTGGGCCACGACTTCCTTGCCGGAACCGCTCTCGCCCTGGATCAATACCGAGGCATCGCTGCTGCGCGCGAGCACCTCGCAACGGTGCACCAGTTCGCGCATCGGCGCCGATACCGCGACCAGTCCGTTCAGGGTATACCGCGCCGACCGCGATCGCCGGTGGCTATGCGCGCGCAGCCGGCCGACGGCCCGCTCCAGCGGCTGGGACGAATGCAGCGTCAGAACGGCGCCCGTCTGCGCGCCTGCCTCGTACAGCGGGACGGCGTCGACCACCAGGGCCTGTCCGCGGATGTCCTCTACCCGTCCCAGTTCCGGCGTGCCGCGCGCCAGCACGGGGCCGGCCACCAGGCCCGCGGCTGCCTCGGGCAGCGGGCGCCCCACCGCCTGCGATGCGGCGGCCCCCACGATGCGGGCCGCGGCGGGATTGATGGTGGTGATGCGGCCTTGCATGTCGACGGCCACCACGCCGTCGTTCAGGTGGCGCAAAACCAGGTCCAGGCGGTCGCGGCGCGCGCGTTCCTCGTAGCGGGCCCGGGCGATGGCCAGGGCGGTTTCCATGGCGGCCCGTACCGAATCCAGCGAATACAGCAGCACGGCCGTCAATCCGGCCTTGCGGGCGTAGTCCGTGACCATGCCCGCGCCCACCACCACTTCCACCCCCTGGTCGGCCAGCTCGCGGATGCATGCGGCGGCGTCCTCCGGCGTATCGTAGGCGCGCAGCTCGACATCCAGGCCGAACACCCGCATGAAACGGCGCAGCGGGGCGGATACCTCGTGATGCAGCACGACGGCGATGCGCGGCGACAATTCGCGCCCGCGCGCCAGGGCGGCCATCAGGTCATAGCCGCCCACCTGGACCAGCACCACCGGCACCTGCAGGCGGGCGCGCAGGAAGGCGCCGTTGCTGCCCGATGCCACCACCACGTCGCAGCGCCCCTGCGCGACGGCCTCGTTCAGCACCGCCAGCGCCGGTTCGAAGGCGTCGTGCAGCAGTTCGACCCGCGCGCGTCCGCCGAATTCCGGCGCGACCTGGCGCAGGCTTTCGAAAAGGCCGTAACCCGTGACGGCATGAAGGACAGGCAGGTGGGCGGGCGCCGCGGCGGCGGACTGGGATGGAGCCATGGTTGCAAGACCGTGATGCTTTTATGAAACACAGCATTTTCACCTATGAAACACCATGGCGCGTCCGGACTAACCCGCGGCCCCTCCCCGCCCGGCGGCGCCCCGGGCAGGCAAGATGGCATCGGTTTTGCTTTTAGGGCTTACCCACTGGCATGCAGACCAGGAACACCGGAGACAACACGTGAGCCTTCTCCCCCTTCGACGCGCGGCCGCCGCGCTGGCGGCCCTTTGCGCCGTTTCCCTGAGTGCCGGCCCGGCGCTGGCCGCCGATGGCGACAACTTCCCCAGCCGGCCCATCCGCCTGCTGGTGGGCTTCGCGGCGGGCGGCAGCTCCGATACGGTGGCCCGCATCATGGCGCCGGTCCTCTCGAAGAACCTGAAGCAGAACATCATCATCGACAACCGGCCGGGCGCCGGCGGCAATATCGCCTCGGACGCGCTGGTCAAGGCGGCGCCCGACGGCTATACCATCATGCTGGGCACCATAGGATCGCTGGCGGTCAACCAGCACCTGAGCAAGCTGTCCTACGACCCGGTCGCCGACATGGAGCCGATCTCCCTGGCGGTGTCGTTTTCCAACGTGCTGGTGGTGAACGCCAATAGCAAGATCAAGACGTTCGCGGACTATGTCCAGGCCGCGCGCGCGCCGCATTCCGACATGTCTTTCGGTTCTTCGGGCATCGGCAGCAGCGGCCACCTGGCCGGCGAACTGCTCAAATCCGTGGCGGGCCTGCAGAACCAGCACGTGGCCTATCGCGGCGGCGCGCCCGCGATGAACGACCTGCTGGGCGGCACGCTGGCGTCCATTTTCGCCAGCCCCACCGACGCCGTGCAGTTCATCGCCGCCGGCAAGCTGCGTCCCATCGCCACCACGGGACTGCGGCGCCTGGATGTCCTGCCCGACGTGCCGACGATCGCCGAGTCCGGCTATCCCGGTTTCGAGGCCAATAATTGGTACGCCTTCACCGCTCCCGCCCATACCCCCAAGGCCGTGATCGACGTCCTGAACAAGGCCATCGTGGACACCCTGAAGGATCCCGACGTGGACGCCAAGCTGAAGAAGCTGGGCCTGGACCCGGCGCCGACCACGCCTGCCGAGACCGATCGCTACATCCGCGGCGAAAGCAGGAAATGGGGCGACCTGGTGAAGAAAATCAACATCAACGCCGTCTGACACCTCTTACACACGGACATCATGCCTTCCACCATCGCTGAAAAAATCCTCGCCCGGCACGCCGGCGTCGCGGAGGTCCAGCCCGGCGACATCGTCGTCGCCGACGTGGACTTCGCCATGGTCCACGATGCGCGGGCGCCCAACGCCATCCGCATGGTGGACAAGATGGGCGCGGAGCAACTGCCCTTCGCCACGCGCACGGCCTGGGTACTGGATCATTACTCGCCCCCGCCCAACCTGGCCGCCGCCCAGACCCACACCGCCATGCGCGAATTCGCCGGCACGCACGGCAGCCCGCTGTACGACATCGGCGACGGCATCTGCCACCAGGTGCTGCCCGAGGGCGGGCACCTGACCTGTGGCGACCTGGTGGTCGGCACGGATACGCATTCCGTGACCTACGGCGCCTTCAATGCCTTCGGCACCGGGGTCGAGGGCAGCGACGTCACGGCGGTGATGAAAACCGGCAAGGTGTGGCTGCGCGTGCCGGAATCGGCGCGCGTGGAGCTGACAGGACGCCTGCAGCCGGGGGTGTGGGCCAAGGACATCACGCTGCACATGCTGGGCCGCTTCGGCGCCGAAGGGCTGAACTACCTGGCCATCGAATACGTGGGCTCGGCGGTATCGGCCATGGAAATCGACGACCGCATGACGCTGGCCAACCATGCGGCCGAACTGGGCGCCAAGGCGGCCCTGCTGGAAGCCGACGACAAGACGCTGGCCTGGCTGGCCGCCCATGGCGCGCGCGCGCCGCGTCCCGTCTCCGCCGACGCCGGGGCCCGCTACGCGCATCGCGTATCGATCGACGCCGCCGCCCTGGCGCCCCAGGTGGCGCGGCGCCACGAGGTGGACGACGTGGTGCCCGTCACCGGCATCGAGCGGCAGAAAATCAACTTCGCGCTGATCGGTACCTGCACCAATGGCCGCCTGGACGACATCCGGCAG is from Bordetella bronchialis and encodes:
- the prpR gene encoding propionate catabolism operon regulatory protein PrpR, with translation MAPSQSAAAAPAHLPVLHAVTGYGLFESLRQVAPEFGGRARVELLHDAFEPALAVLNEAVAQGRCDVVVASGSNGAFLRARLQVPVVLVQVGGYDLMAALARGRELSPRIAVVLHHEVSAPLRRFMRVFGLDVELRAYDTPEDAAACIRELADQGVEVVVGAGMVTDYARKAGLTAVLLYSLDSVRAAMETALAIARARYEERARRDRLDLVLRHLNDGVVAVDMQGRITTINPAAARIVGAAASQAVGRPLPEAAAGLVAGPVLARGTPELGRVEDIRGQALVVDAVPLYEAGAQTGAVLTLHSSQPLERAVGRLRAHSHRRSRSARYTLNGLVAVSAPMRELVHRCEVLARSSDASVLIQGESGSGKEVVAQGIHRASRRHARPFVAINCGAFPEQLLESELFGYEEGAFTGARRQGKAGLFEAADGGTLLLDEVGEMPMPLQTRLLRALQEKEITRVGGIEAIPVDVRIIAATHRDLAAMARQGLFRHDLFYRLHILQIRVPPLRERPEDIAALAADLLPAALARIGAPQLAPDVLRVALPLLMAHDWPGNVRELENVIERMALECLLADAVPPAPVLRGVLDPAGPALRVAADHGGEGPRSLEAAQKAAEIRHIREALRQHGGNQAAAARELGISRTTLWRKLRGEPNP
- a CDS encoding ABC transporter ATP-binding protein, coding for MLLKVDSINTYYGPSQAIHDVSFEIGSREVVALLGRNGAGKSTTLRSIMGLNGAARGTITFDGKDITRLSPHAISRLGVTLVPETRDPFVLLTVRENIMLGYRPGSPYTLDRLMDLFPLLKELLRKKGGELSGGQQQMMVMARGLAMGPRLLLLDEPSQGLAPIMVKAVANVLNQLKGDDLTILLVEQNLNMALDIADRVVVLENGAVADSFGSDEARATPARLEQYLAVH
- a CDS encoding 3-isopropylmalate dehydratase large subunit, coding for MPSTIAEKILARHAGVAEVQPGDIVVADVDFAMVHDARAPNAIRMVDKMGAEQLPFATRTAWVLDHYSPPPNLAAAQTHTAMREFAGTHGSPLYDIGDGICHQVLPEGGHLTCGDLVVGTDTHSVTYGAFNAFGTGVEGSDVTAVMKTGKVWLRVPESARVELTGRLQPGVWAKDITLHMLGRFGAEGLNYLAIEYVGSAVSAMEIDDRMTLANHAAELGAKAALLEADDKTLAWLAAHGARAPRPVSADAGARYAHRVSIDAAALAPQVARRHEVDDVVPVTGIERQKINFALIGTCTNGRLDDIRQAAAILKGRKLARGVRMIVTPASRKIYLEAAREGLIEILTAAGASFEAAGCGTCVGITNHLIPGDKEVAISSANRNFRGRLGNHEAEIWLGSAATVAASALTGYITDPRTVDGGEWRPSHAR
- a CDS encoding LacI family DNA-binding transcriptional regulator, translating into MKKKAPTQKDVARFAGVSQAAVSRFVSGKGAISDEIREKILRVIDLVDYRPDPVARGLSSGRFNIIAIVMANITNPWYPVVLELITRELHRVGLQALLFNATPPQTVDDLMPLVLQYRVRGVIITTASLNSSGADLCVKQGVPVVMFNRYSQVGNGHSVSTDNIGGGRLAADVLFRSGSRHLGFLGGMPTVSTNRDRLAGFMQRVAELGLPSAPSLEKEFTYAWGYEATQALMARHPSLDGLFCADDEIASGAIDALRYALGKRVPEDVRVFGFDDHPVASNAAYDMTTIRQPVEEMIAAALALLLGDSTKNEHKLLPGQLIYRKSTPQA
- the serB gene encoding phosphoserine phosphatase SerB; this encodes MQVVVQSPAALDADVVASLARRLQATSVAYQGPALARLALPPQADARRQAVHAACQALGLDSAVLPPGRVLADFKLAVFDMDSTLIDIECIDELADLVGKKDEVAALTEQAMQSGKVDYDTSLRMRTRLLAGLPVSAFGPLYDARVRFSPGAHALVAGLRQAGLKTAIVSGGFDYFTGRVRAELGVDVDHSNRLAVRDGRLTGELEGPLINARLKAAHLSRLCAEMGIPTSAAIAIGDGSNDREMMALAGLSVGFRPKPILRPLVNVVIDHLGLDSLLEALAAPPAGRAPS
- a CDS encoding Bug family tripartite tricarboxylate transporter substrate binding protein, translating into MSLLPLRRAAAALAALCAVSLSAGPALAADGDNFPSRPIRLLVGFAAGGSSDTVARIMAPVLSKNLKQNIIIDNRPGAGGNIASDALVKAAPDGYTIMLGTIGSLAVNQHLSKLSYDPVADMEPISLAVSFSNVLVVNANSKIKTFADYVQAARAPHSDMSFGSSGIGSSGHLAGELLKSVAGLQNQHVAYRGGAPAMNDLLGGTLASIFASPTDAVQFIAAGKLRPIATTGLRRLDVLPDVPTIAESGYPGFEANNWYAFTAPAHTPKAVIDVLNKAIVDTLKDPDVDAKLKKLGLDPAPTTPAETDRYIRGESRKWGDLVKKININAV
- a CDS encoding ABC transporter ATP-binding protein; amino-acid sequence: MSAVMTSTAAVAATPAYAYEARRVTKKFGANVVIEDLSIGFEAGMLHSILGPNGAGKTTLFNLLTRDLPVSGGDILLQGESVTRLKPHEIARRGVGRSYQISSVYLELTFLENVWLAAYRAAHGGRVGWWRRVDRYTALREQASQLLHELGLGRYEHTPAAAVSYGDQRLLEIAVTLATRPRILLLDEPTAGLSQRETERVKAFIAAIKPQYTIVMIEHKMNVVMEISDRIHVMNRGALIAAGTAAEIAGNQAVHAAYFGL
- a CDS encoding N,N-dimethylformamidase beta subunit family domain-containing protein: MTASSANPPIVGYVTPLSARPGQRLSFRISSIGNRPFTARVLRIHCADPNPQGPGMKLEPVALPLQARYAGLEQQVHPGSCALAVLPALPAGPGLVLRLRCKPTLLRDDVPQVLASLQDEYGAGGLALVLNQQELHVRVLGTAGGVARDLPTGLRPLQDRWQAVQWRVDGQTGHVQLSLGHVAVGTPGTGPAIATQAAQVMTGAPLPPPTRLCLGALWQGHPASGFNGLVEAPTLHAVPAHPSGSHPDGQPERLVAAWDLSADMHAQRIPATDSAMPALDLVNMPGRAVRGSAWTGRNQDWKQAPAEYAALYFHADALADCGWQEALGLELPAGMKSGVYGLEVDNGSGKDTIPFYVTPAPDGPRARILFLAPTLTYQAYANHARGNYAGELEQRIRAWGAYPHNPDAVTRFGASTYNRHKDTAGISLSSRLRPILTMRPGYLTFADPRGSGLRHFPADSHLTDWLHEKGYDYDVITDEDLDEQGLAALTPYDVVLTGSHPEYHTRRMIEALIAYREAGGYLMYLGANGFYWKIARPGSAPHMLEIRRAEGGIRAWASEPGEYYHQLDGGYGGMWRRNGIPPQVTGGVGFAVQGAFEGVGYHRTPESREPDVAWLFQGVDGDTFGEHGLSGGGAAGFELDQVVPELGSPGHLKIVAISDGHGPTFRTVPEEILTWTIAASLPRKYEGVRAHMAVGLAEQGGGLFAVGSITFLGSLAHNGYDNKVSRIMENCLTHFLAAAARQRERGPK